The genomic region TCTTTTTTAATTTGGGACTTCCTGTGGACTTCACGGTAAATAAGACCATTCAAATGAATTTTTGGTCCGAAACCACTGTAGATTTGTTATTGAAATTAGAGGATGGCACAGCTGCTGATATTGAAGTAACTGCAAGCCACGGCGGTACAGGTTGGGAATCCGTTACTTTTGATTTTTCGTCTGACGCAAGCTACTCCACTTTTACATTTTTTGTTGATGGTCCTGGCAGAAGTACTGGTACTTTTTATATTGATGACATTCAACAAATCGTAACACCAACTGCGGAAAGTGGATGTGCTGATACACCAATAGGTGCTACTTCACTTCCTTTGGATTTTGAGAGCTGCGATACTTTTCCGGTATCGGATAATTTTGGGTCTGGTATAACTTCTGAGTTGGCTCAGAATCCGGATAAAATAGGAATCAACACTTCAGATTTTGTATTACGTGTAGATAAGCCAGCAGGTTCGGATTTCTTTGCGGGAATCCAAAATACATTTGCCGATAACTTTGATTTGACTACTACCAACACGTTTAAGGTCAAAGTATATTCTACCAAGTCAAATGTAGTGTTCAGATTTGAGTTGGCCTTGAACCCCCAAACAGATCCTGTTACTGGAAATCCGGCACCCGTTTTTGCGACTATTCCAAACGCTAACGAATGGACTGAACTTGAAGTCATGTTCACTGGCTTGCCTGGAGGGCCGATGGCATACAATCAATTGGTAATTAAGCCTGACAACGGTACTGACACTCCTATAACGGAAGACGGTACATATTATATTGACGACATAAGGCTCGAAACCCCGGGCGGGAGTACAGGTTTTGACGGAGGTTTGATTACCAATGGGGATTTTGAGAATGGTGGTGATTCTTGGACAGGGAATGCCTTGAACGTGCAATCGGAAGGAGGTAATGGTTTTAATTTTGCAAACGTAGAAACTGCGGTTCCAGCTGAACCATTTCAAGTGAATCTTAGTCAAGTCTTGGAAATTGTTCAGGGTACAAATTATATTTTAACCTTTGATGCATCTTCTGATCGTGCTCGAACCTTGATTGCGGGTATAGGATTAAACGAAAGTCCTTTCACAAATACGGCGCCAGAAGTTAATCTCACCACAGATACTCAAACCTTTACGTTGCAATTGGCAGCAAATGATTTTGGAAACGTTAACAGTCGAGTATTATTTGATATGGCGGGTGCCGTAGGAACTGTTGTGATCGATAATGTATCATTGGTTGAAGGTGGGGATGGTAGCGATACCAATGGTAATAGCGTCGATACCGAAAATCCTATTATTACCCTAAATGGAGACGCTACGGTTAACCTTACGGTAGGGGATGCGTTTACAGACGCCGGGGCCACTGCTACAGACAATGTTGATGGTGATATATCTGGAGATATTATTGTTGCAGGTGATATTGTGGATATCAATACAGCTGGTACTTATGTGATAACTTATAATGTAAGCGATGCTGCAGGTAATGCTGCCGCCGAAGTAACAAGAACCGTTATTGTCGAAGAAGACACTAATGGTGTTTTTGATGATGGGTTGTTGACCAATGGTGATTTTGAAAATGGTGGTGCTTCTTGGATTGGGAACGCTCTTAACGTGATTACCGATGGGGGTAATAGCTTTAATTTGGCAAATGTTACAACAGCAATTCCAAGTGAACCCTTTCAGGTAAACTTAAGCCAAGTAGTAGAAATTGTTCAAGGTTCTAATTATATCTTGTCTTTTGAGGCGTCATCTGATCGTGCTCGTACAATATTGGCCGGTATAGGACTCAATGCGGCTCCATTTACCAATACGAACCAATCGGTCAATTTAACGACCGATACCCAAACATTTACATTACAACTTTCGGCTAGCGATTTTGGAGGTGTTAATAGCCGTGTTTTATTTGACATGGCAGCCGAGGTAGGCACCGTGGTAATTGATAACGTATCATTGGTTTTAGACGGGGGAAGTTCTGGAGGAAGTGGTGGTTGCACGGGAACATTGGTGGCAGCTACAACACTTCCGGTAGATTTTGAAGGTTGCGAAACATTTTTGGCATCACAGAACTTTGGAGCTGGTCTGACTTCCGAGTTGGTGGCCAATCCATTTAAGACTGGGATTAATACTTCTGATTTCGTATTACAGGTAAATAAACCTTCCGGGTCTGATTTCTTTGCGGGAATCCAAAATACGTTCCCCACT from Costertonia aggregata harbors:
- a CDS encoding immunoglobulin-like domain-containing protein gives rise to the protein MEHLIKKAKLIAILICAISFHGCEDDDVILPKVIADFTFTLNEDTGTVTFLNTSEDASKYVWDFGDGTTSSEINPIKTFNVSGTYTITLEAFNVSGASQTFEDEIVILIKEKIALPITFDSPTVDYSATVFSGASFNIVMNPDVSGSNDTASNVGEITNNGNAFEGFFFNLGLPVDFTVNKTIQMNFWSETTVDLLLKLEDGTAADIEVTASHGGTGWESVTFDFSSDASYSTFTFFVDGPGRSTGTFYIDDIQQIVTPTAESGCADTPIGATSLPLDFESCDTFPVSDNFGSGITSELAQNPDKIGINTSDFVLRVDKPAGSDFFAGIQNTFADNFDLTTTNTFKVKVYSTKSNVVFRFELALNPQTDPVTGNPAPVFATIPNANEWTELEVMFTGLPGGPMAYNQLVIKPDNGTDTPITEDGTYYIDDIRLETPGGSTGFDGGLITNGDFENGGDSWTGNALNVQSEGGNGFNFANVETAVPAEPFQVNLSQVLEIVQGTNYILTFDASSDRARTLIAGIGLNESPFTNTAPEVNLTTDTQTFTLQLAANDFGNVNSRVLFDMAGAVGTVVIDNVSLVEGGDGSDTNGNSVDTENPIITLNGDATVNLTVGDAFTDAGATATDNVDGDISGDIIVAGDIVDINTAGTYVITYNVSDAAGNAAAEVTRTVIVEEDTNGVFDDGLLTNGDFENGGASWIGNALNVITDGGNSFNLANVTTAIPSEPFQVNLSQVVEIVQGSNYILSFEASSDRARTILAGIGLNAAPFTNTNQSVNLTTDTQTFTLQLSASDFGGVNSRVLFDMAAEVGTVVIDNVSLVLDGGSSGGSGGCTGTLVAATTLPVDFEGCETFLASQNFGAGLTSELVANPFKTGINTSDFVLQVNKPSGSDFFAGIQNTFPTNFDLTTTDTFKVKIYSTKANVVFRFELALNPQTDPVTGNPAPVFVTIPNANEWTEVEVTFTGLPGGPTAYNQFVIKPDNAVGDPAITVDGTYYIDDIVLE